cgctaaccgttattgcatgtattacgtgactaaatgagtgctgttgttatgtttacatgtgggatgttgtctacctgccttaacgacgatagtactatagtttggactcagcacccgttcacacgggggttgttaagaaCAATTagttgcatggattacggtggtaatcatgtattgcgaactgcctcgggcagtcaacccgtagtccttggtatcgatagatccatgtcgataattaacatgcttcgttttcctctgtgtacgtgctggttatgcgtaaactattttgaactctatatgctattatcaaatttgtatgctcacctttacactatgtgtattgaattttattttaacgtatgtgacagacaattaggatgcttagctgctaggaaggcgaggctagaataagcgtctagagcatagttgtctgtagatcttgtagcatgagtctctagaagcagataaataacttcatatttaaatctgagttgtcggaacggaaatATTTGCCTGGAactttgtctgtaataatttatttactgTTTGAGATATGGTATGGAACGtgttatttaaattgaatagtaatgataattgttatggaaacttctaggcaatatgtttcgctcagtgtcatgccccaatgattccgccatcggttgggtagaacttctcaatgattacaactgtgagattcgctatcacccaggcaaagcaaacgtcgttgccgacgctcttaGTAGATgaagttatttgctcagcattcgcgatacccaagcccaaaacgatctcgaaacccttatccgctaagcccagcatgcctgttttaatgaacgcactctaaagaaggaaagaatctatcacgatgaaGCTCAACTGGTGAacaagtcgaatgggatattccacttTCTGGACCggatttggatccctaagcggaccaatttgcgacagattttgatggacgaagcccacaaatcccggtattctattcatcccggtgctaacaaaatgtaccaagatcttcgCTACAaatattggtggccgggtatgaaaagggatatcgctctctacgtggGGAAGTgcctaacttgtgcaagggttaaggcggaacaccaaaggccctctggcttactcgaacaacccccaatccctatgtggaagtgggagagtatagctatggatttcataaccaaacttccgcccacgtcATCAAGTCACGAGAGCAtatgggttgttgttgatcgtttaaccaaatcagcccacttttttccaatacgggaagactacaaggtagaacgattagcccgaatctacaccgacaagatcatttgtaatcatggtacgcctcgtgacgtCATCTccgaccgtgatgctcggttttcctcgcgattgtgggaaacgtttcaagcagctcttggtacaacgcttaacctgagtaccgtattccatcctcaaaccgacggtcagactgaaaaaacgatccgtactcttgaagacatgctccgttcgtgtgtcatagacttcggtggtaattgagACAAATAcctgccgctagtcgaattctcgtacaacaacagttatcataccagcatccaaatggcaccattcgaggatctatatggaagaagatgtcgatcgcctattgtatggcacgagatcggtcactcgcaattaaccagtcccgagctgttgcaagaaacgactgacaaagtcctccagatccgagacaacttgttgaaagctcaaagtagacagaaaagttacgccgatagacgacgcaagccccttgaatttgacgttggcgactatgtactcctaatggtatcaccttggaagggtgtggtcagattcggcaagaaagggaaactagcgccacgatatgttggaccttttaagattctggaaaggatcggaaaagtcgcctacagactcgaactaccggaggaacttagtaacgtccacccaactttccatgtgtcaaacctccgaaagtgcctggctgagcatgatttaattgtacctctcaaCGATCTCAAATAAACGAAACGcaacacttcgtggaaaagcctgacgaaatcatggatcgccaaaccaagcaactcaggcgcggagttcacttgggaactcgaaagcgacatgatggcgaagtacccacagttgtttaaatgaaagtctagagagagaaagttttcAAACGTGATTCACGGTGTTATACATCTTTCGAcctaattttgggacgaaattccctaaacaaggggaggctgtaacaccccgtgtttcgaaagtcaaagtcaaagtcaagattgaattcaaagggagaaaagattgctaattgcagtCTGTCTCTCTTTGaccaatccctgttttgacttctttggtCGTATGTAGTCTATTTGATGTTttacattagttgtattatgtggagtaattttctaaaatcgaagtaatcgaattgTTTATCAatacgaatcgctttacgactttgaatagtaggaagtaacaatgcgataaagttagtTAAATAATAATCGAACTACTATAATCATCATCTAACTCGAAACTCGAACATCGCAATGATgggttattgttatacgtgtgtgtgtgtgtgtgcctcttatgtgttacttgtgcatgcttactttatgatatgtgtggtaatcaatcgaatcaatcgaaacgcaatcgaactcaatcgcaaacCGAATACGAAATAGGGATGCTTCTATGTAGATagagtggttgggattaaaagtaatttgaatagaaaactCTATCGCGTTCGTATCTaccgcaatcgaaatcgaaatatcaaaaatcgtcgcaccgaacactcgaatcaggcagctgaacgatcaggcttccagccgatcgaacagccagcccatcggactgctgtccgatcgagctgcctgtccgatcggtcagccattacctcttttggcatcctataaatacacctgtcattgtcatcattcctacttttggaaacctctgtccgaccagcacgctcagctcaccttttcttcgatttctctcaatcccggtaagatttcgtcctaaatcttgtactttcttgatctacacacactcctacacctttctatcttttaaatcttaacttttaaccgtgaaatcatcaagattcaagtattataggatgatgtcatcatggtgttcttgaagaacttcatgttttgacctcaatccaccaagaataacttggatctaaccgatttccacataaataaacaaagatcttccatagatctaaacatattcacggtgaaaaggattgaaagatggttttctaactttcattcaactcttttacactcaatgccttcaaaaccgatagaaacggagcttgtgccgacttactaacCTTCTCGGTGGTGCGtggctcaagatccggattctacccacgtggttcaccgatttcgggttaaacgttaaacaaccgtcccgaacagttcactgaccgggtttgggtgattcatgtccgatcaggagaaccaagtaaagacGAGCCTTCTATTGTTTGACTCGTTGTCAAAgtacctcgataaaacgacaaaaatcagaacaaccaagtgttagacgaacaggcgcattaggtcagggtgctgaccgatgggactgctgtccgaacggacagctagccgatcggctagcacgtGGTCCCACACCTAATCAATTTAATTGAAGACTGGGTATTGAACGAACTGTTATtcgatcggactgccgtccgattggattactcttcggatcatgagatacttgacttcaacacttaatcgatttttcaacatgttcgatgcactaggagtgccacccgatcgaacagtcctCCGATCAGctgacaccctgctgagaacttgttttgCTGAGGTACCTAGCTGAGAACAGTCCGATCCACCGACCTGAAAggcaaggatacttcaatgttttgaAATGCTACAACAAagacttcaaaagtcaaactatcagacacaaacacatcctactcaaaggaagaaacattccactcgaacagccatccgatcggactcccGTCCGACCAGACAGCTGTCCTAACGGACTGTCAAcagaacggtcagccgtccgatcagacTGCCGTCctatcgaccagctgtccgatcctacaacacttgtttccgttttacgcgttgctcatcgttatgctatcgaactattcaggctaaccctactctcaagcgctcccttcaatccatcaaccgctgtgagtatactcgaaccctttttgctttcgcacttttgggtgttagatacgttacttattctaaatcacaaacaaacacactacgcaatatttAAATGCTAACCGttatcgcatgtattacgtgactaaatgaatgcttgttgttatgtttacacatggaatgttgtctacctgccttaacgacgatagtactagagtttggactcagcacccgttcacacgggggttgttaaggacaattacttgcatgtattacggtggtaatcatgtattgcgaactgcctcgggcagtcaacccgcaatcattggtatcgatagatccatgtcgataattaacatgcttcgttttcctctgtgtacgtgctggttatgcgtaaactatttcgaactctatatgctattatcaaacttgtatgctcacctttacactatgtgtattgaattttattttaacgtatgtgacaggcaattaggatgcttagctgctaggaaggcgaggctagaataagcgtctagagcatagttgtctgtagatcttgcagcatgagtctctagaagcagataaataacttcatatttaaatctgagttgtcggaacggaaatATTTGCCTGGAactttgtctgtaataatttatttactgTTTGAGATATGGTATGGAACGtgttatttaaattgaatagtaatgataattattatggaaacttctagacaatcggtttcgcttagtgccatgccccgatgattccgccatcggttggggtgtgacagtggtggtggtttgccggctggggtggttgtggtggtggtgggttggatgtggtggtggtggtggtgggtctgctgtggtggtggtggtggtgggtcggttgtggtggtggtggtggtgggtcggttgtggtggtggcggtgggtcggctggggtggttgtGGTAGTGGTGGGCCGGTTGGGATGGTTGTgttggtggtgggtcggctagggtggtggtggtggtggtgggtcggctatgttggtggcggtagtggtggtggtgggtcggctgtggtggtggtggtggtgggtcggttgtggtggtggtggtggtggtgtgtcggctgtggtggtggtggtgatggtggtaggtcggctgtggtggtggtggtggtgggtcggctgtggtggtgttttttttttacaatatatttcgAATGCTGAGTCTAATGCtaaattgtattttttattaacaGGATATCGAAAGTCGGCGTTTTGACGGTGGTGGTAGCGTAATAGTTATGGAGAAACTACGTTCGTATTTCAGATTCATGAACTAGAACGCCTATTTACGTTCGTATTTGACAAttaaagaaataataataattcataaataaaaaaactttgttataatatatacaattcgttttataaaaaaaattgacatttaataatacttataaaaaattagcattttataatatacacaattcatttcttaaaaatatgaagtttttaataataatacttaataaaaaaacatatgcacatttttttattaaaaatatacacaattcgttttataaaaatatgaagttttataatactaacacaattttttataacaacattttataaaaaaaatattaattttctTATATAAATATTTTACAACTTTCTCATACAAAAACTCTATCAAAATAAAGTTCCTTATATCCCAATCATTGGTAATCATTAGCTGACACCTAATGATTGGCATTAATTAGATGGTAGggaccattttttttttttttgaacggccgacaAAATTATTATTAAATGTAGCAAGAAGCTACCCACCAAACTTACATATGTTTGAACACCAACAAATTACATAATAAACTACATACACATATTACTAACCACCAACATCAAACCGACACCACTTCTCCCATGTTAAGGCCGCCAATTTCGATCGATTCTTCACCCATAGGAATGCCATAGCTTTAACTTCATCCACTATCCTTGTAACATTCGGGACCCCCTGTCTATGAACCGATTCGTTTCTCATCTTCCAAAGGCACCAAAAGGTCACTAGCACAATGGCATGTACTGCTTTCCACTTCTTCCTAGAACTAGCGGGGACACCGGTAGGGCTTAGTAAGTCGCTAATATCAAAAGCAAATATAGGGGGGATATTGCACCAATCAGCTATGATTTGCCATACAATTTGAGCGAACTGGcaagttaaaaatatatgttCGCTTGTTTCCGAACACTCGCCACAAAAGACACATTGATCATTTTGAACCGGAATGTTCCGACGAAGCAACGCACATTTCGACGGGAGTCGGTCCATCTCTGCCCTCCACGCAACAATCGCTACCTTTTTCGGAACCCAATTATTCCACATGAACGGACTTGCTGGAACTTCACGATTAAATGTTGCCAAAAGTTTTTTAATAGAGGCAACATTAAAGGATCCATTAGGTTCATATTTCCAGGACCAACAATCCTTACCTGGGCCCAAACTCACACCGCAAACAATGTTAATAAGTTGCTGAAGCTGGGCTTGTTCGCTGCCACCAAGAACTGGGCTGGCCCAAACCCAAGAAAACGCCGGGGCCTATTTCATCCACAACCAAACGATCTGCCCCTAAACAGTCCTTGATACACTCCATTTTGAACAGATCCAGGAATTTAACATACAGTGGTTGCGGGTCAATCCATAAGTCTAGCCAAAAGTGAACGTTGCCCCCATTTTTCACTTCCGCACAAGCAGCATCCTTGAGATCAATTCCAGCCGGTAAGAAAGACTGTCGAATACTTATAATGCTCTTCCAAGGTCCAGAAATAGTTACTTTCGCCGGTATATCGTTCCATGCTCTAGAGTTGTGGTGAATAGCCCAAATTACCCTCCGCCAGAGACTATCCTTTTCCGTTTTGAATCTCCACCACCATTTTGCCAACATCGCTAAGTTAGCATCTCTAATTGAACCGAAACCCAACCCCCCGTATTCAACCGGAGCAATTGTTTTATCCCATGCTACCCAATTCATTTTCGCTTTCTCTTCCGAACCACCCCAAAAGAATATTCTCCTAATTTTATCAAGTGCTTCCAAAACTTTAACCGGAGCTTTAAAAAGCGATAGGAAATAAGTTGGGAGTGCATTTAACACCGACTTGATTAAGGTAATCCTTCCCCCATACGAGAGGGTTTTAGCTTTCCATAAGGAAAGCCGGTTTTTAAAAACCTCCACCACCGACTTCCAATTCCGCGCTAAGTTCATATTGGCCCCAACTTGCAAGCCTAGATGTGTGAACGGGAACGTACCTTGCTTACATCTCAAAAGATTCGCCATTTGTGAAACTTCTTGTTCATTTGAACCAACACCATAGATGCTACACTTAGCCAAATTCACTTTAAGGCCCGAGACTAGATAGAAACATCTTAGCATACGTCTTAGGTTGTTAATATTCATTACGGACCACTCTCCCAAGAACATTACGTCGTCCGCATACATTAAGTGGGACAAAGTCTCACCCCCACCGATGATATCAATTCCTTTAAACAACCTAATAGAAACGGCCTTTTTCATAATACATGACAGGGCTTCCATTACAATAACAAAAAGGAAAGGTGATAGTGGATCACCTTGTCTAAGGCCACGTGAGCAATCGAACTCTCTTGTAGGCGAGCCGTTAACCAAGACAGAAGCTTTAGCAGAGTACAAAGTAGCCATAATCCAAGACCTCCATTTGCTTCGGAACCCCATCTGAGCCATAACCGAGTCCAGGAAGGACCAGTTGACAGAATCATATGCTTTATTAATGTCTACTTTGAAGAACATACCTTTCCGCTTGTTCCTCCTTAACCAACTCAGCACTTCATTTAAAATCAATGGACCATCCATAATATTCCTTCCAGCTAAAAAGGCCGATTGTTGCTCCGAAATCAGATTTCCCAAGACCTTTTTTAGACGATTAACAAGAACCTTTGAGATAACTTTGTTGATAATACCAATCAAACTTATGGGTCGAAAGTTTGCTGGACAGGTAGGATCTTTGACTTTCGGAATTAATGCGATAAATGAAGAGGTACAACTCTTGTTGATAGACCCATCCATATAGAATTTATTAAATAGATTAACAATATCGACCCGAAGACCTTCCCAACATCTCTTAATAAACTTGAAGTTGAACCCATCCGGCCCTGGTGCACGATCGCCCTCGCACTCCCAAACTGCAGATTTAATTTCCTCTTCCGTGAATGGGCATTCCAGCTCTACCGCCTCAGAATTCGATAAGGTGGCAATACCCGGACAAGCCATCTCTGGTCTATGAGGCATCGGCTCCGAGAATTGGAgcttaaaaaaatcaaaaagagcCTCTTTAATGGCAAGGGGATTAGTAATCCATACACCATCTATCATCAAACCATTAAGACGATTAGAGCTAATATTGGAGttaataacaaaatgaaaataCCCTGAGTTTTCATCCCCATCGACGGCTCACTTCAACCTGGATTTTTGGCGCAAATCTAGGTTTTTGATCCGGTCAAATTCAGCTAGATAGTTTCTACAATCCCCCCTCTCTGCTAACTCCTCGTCCGCGAGACTTCTAACCTCCGCCAAATTTTCTATTGTAGCCAACCGATCCTTTTTTGCCCTGTACATCCCCTCTTGCCTATCCTTCTCAATTTTCAGCCAAGACTTTATGTTATCCTTTAACCATCTCAGTTTTATGGCCAATGCTAGATCCTCCGGCCCCGAGAATTGGAACGCCCCACATTTTTGTAGAACAAAATTAAGGAAACCCGGATATTCAAACCATGAATTAAAAAACTGAAACGGGATATGACCAAAGTCCGATTGGGTGGTAGATAGAACAATGGGCCTATGATCCGAGACCTCCCTAGCCAGCGCAATAACATTTGCATTTGGCCATCTCTCCCTAAAACCCAAGCATACTAGGAACCGATCGAGTTTACTTAGTTTCCGACCAAAGTCCGATTGGGTGGTAGGGACCATTTTCAAACGCATTGGGCAATGAGGGGCGTATGGGTGGGGCCAGTTTGAGGCGTATTGGGCAATGAGGATCATTTAGGATTAGAGGGTGTGTAAATACTTTTTGGGGGGTGTGTGGATACCTCCACCGTAAATAAAACCATTACAAATTAATTGAAACAAACTAATAATAAGCAACTGGATTACCTGCCCGAAAAAATTTTCCTTTTCTATATCATCTTCATTCATCATTTCCATAGCAACTATCATATCAAGTAAGCTAAATTTtctgaaaaaaataataaaaccaaGTCATCAATTTAAGTCATTCTAAAAAGGATTTAGAATTAGGGGGTATGAACTTGTGAAACGACACAAACTTGACACGAAATTCACGGGTTTGGATTTAATGTAAATAGGTTTGGATTAGTTTTGGGTTGGACCTGCGAATCCATTTCGCTAAACGGTCCGGGTTCGTGTCAATCCTACGGGTTTGCGGGTGACCcgttcttttattttattttattttattaattaatatgtGTTTATGAATAAATTAGATTGGTTGGATATTTATGCCAAAATCTTAAAACTTAACAAagaaaacataaacttttataattaatGTATATTCGTCTAACATAAACTTAACCCgcaaacacgacccgtttagcacctcTACAATGTATAAGAATTGTTATTCAAGTCTAACATGGATTTGCCATACCTAAATGGTTTCCGAAAAAACTCAAGCTTTTCAGGAGGTAAGTTTGTAGGTGGCAATGAAATAAAACCATGAACCTATGTTAAAAAGGTTAAATGACTTCAAAGTTTAAAGGTAACATAAAGTACGTCATATatagaaaaaaaaagagagagaaaattTACTCGTTCTCGCCAATAGATGAACCGTTCGAAGCTACCATCTTCATCGATCATGATAGCTGTTAAATATAAACCAAAATCTTAAAATTCTTATTACATTTAGAAGTGTATAGAGATTAAACTTACTGCTGTATGCATGAACAGCCCCCTTTACGGTGCCAAAGGAAAGTTCAGTTTCATTCAGGAACTTATTTATGCTACAAAAGGAAACATGTTAAATATTATTTGAATGGAGAAAAAGTGAAAATAGAAAAACAAATGTAGCAATAACCAAGACTAATAAACACCTTACTTTTTAAAACGTTGGTCACAATCTAGGATTATCATTTCtgcaaaaacaaataaaaatatgatCAAATTGTCATTTATCTCATGTCAAAAATAAAATCATATACACTAACCCCTACCATAATATGTCTGATTATATCCATACACTAAGCCCTACTATAATATGTCTGATTATAACCATATTATGTTTCCAAGAATTATTCCTAAAAACCTTAAAAAATTATTAGCGCTGCAACCCAAAAAACAAATCTCTTGacaccgttttttttttttattattataactgTCACTATAACTAAATAGATGGGTTAAATGGGAGAAAGTGGGAGAAAGTAATAAAATTAGATGGGTTAAATGGGAGTTGGTAACTTGATGGAGAAAGTGGTTGCCTTGAAAGATTTTGGGGGGTTGGAAATTTGTAACTTGAGGGACATGAACTTGGCCCTCTTAGCAAAATGGTGGTGGAGATATAGGATGGAACCGGACAACCTGTGGTCTAGAGTTATCGACTCCTTGCATGTA
The sequence above is drawn from the Helianthus annuus cultivar XRQ/B chromosome 12, HanXRQr2.0-SUNRISE, whole genome shotgun sequence genome and encodes:
- the LOC110907064 gene encoding uncharacterized protein LOC110907064 — encoded protein: MWNNWVPKKVAIVAWRAEMDRLPSKCALLRRNIPVQNDQCVFCGECSETSEHIFLTCQFAQIVWQIIADWCNIPPIFAFDISDLLSPTGVPASSRKKWKAVHAIVLVTFWCLWKMRNESVHRQGVPNVTRIVDEVKAMAFLWVKNRSKLAALTWEKWCRFDVGG